AATATCAATGTCCCGCCTGGTGACCCGTTGGGTTTACGTTTGACGCGTCAGGGCAAACGTTTCTACAGCGACGTGGTGGTTGAAAAGATCGATCCCCGGGGACGCAAATATTATTGGCTCGGTGGTGGTGATCCCGGTTTTGAAAATACTGAGGGCACCGACTTTAATGCCGTGGCTGAAGGGTTTGTCTCCGTAACCCCGCTACATCTTGATCTGACCAATTATCGTTCATTTAAACGGTTGCACAGTTGGGGACTGGAAGAAATGTTCACGGGTTACCGCAGACAGTGGACAGGGGGAGGGGATGAGTAATAACTTCAGTGTCGCCCGTCGTTTGATGGTCGATCAGCAGCTTCGTCTCCGCGGTATCAGTGATCCGTTGGTCATCGCGGCGATGTTGTCGGTGCCGCGCCATCTTTTTGTTGAAGAAGCTTTTCAGTCCCGTGCCTACAGCGATGCTCCGCTGCCGATCGGTTCCAAACAGACCATTTCGCAACCCTTTATGGTTGCCTTCATGACTGCCGCGCTAGAATTGCAGGGCACTGAAAAAGTTCTCGAAATTGGTACGGGCTCCGGCTATCAGGCAGCGGTTCTGGCGACAATCGTCGATCAGGTCTTCACTGTCGAAAGGCTTCCCGAACTGGCCCGCCGCGCCCGCCGCATTCTCGACCTGGTCGGTGCTGCACGGGTCAATCTCAAGGTCAGTGATGGAACGTTCGGCTGGGAGGAACAGCAGCCCTTTGATGCGATTATGGTCACTGCGGGATCCCCCGAGACCCCGCGCCATCTGCTTGATCAGCTCAAAATTGGCGGTCGACTGGTCATTCCTGTTGGTGATCAAATCGATCAACTACTCAAACGGTATCGACGTACGGATAATGCTACGTTTACCGAAGAAACGTTACTCGGTTGTCGTTTTGTGCCGCTGATTGGTCGCTATGGCTGGTCTGAAAGTGATTACTCTTGAAATACTTGCGTGGTCTTTATAACTGGGTGCTCTCCTGGGCGGAAACCGCTTATGCGGTCCCCGCACTCTTTTTTCTGGCCTTTGCGGAATCGTCCTTTTTCCCGGTCCCCCCGGATGTCCTGATGCTGGCCCTTTGCCTGTCTTTGCCGCACCGTTCATGGTATTATGCCGCGGTGACCAGTGTCGGGTCAGTCCTCGGTGGTATTGGCGGATATGTGATTGGTTTTGCGCTCTGGCATCTGGTGTCCGGCTGGTTCTTCAGCTATATCCCCGGCTTTGATCGTGAGGTGTTCTCCCAGGTTCAGGAATATTTCACGCGTTATAACTTCTGGGTTGTTTTTGCTGCCGGATTCTCACCGATCCCCTATAAGGTGATTACTATCGGTGCCGGTGTTTTCAACGTCAATTTCCCGATTTTTCTCGTTGCTTCGGCGGTCAGCCGGTCACTGCGGTTTTTTCTTGTTGCCGGTTTGATTCGTCGTTTCGGGGCACCGATGCGTGCATTGATCGATCGTTATTTCAATTTATTGTCATTGGTTTTTGTTGTCCTGCTGATCGGCGGATTTGTTGTGATCAAATATCTACTGCATTGACCCGTGAAGGAACCAGATAGCCGTTGACGGTCCATTGTAGAATGCGTTAATCTCGGTAATCTTCATTGTTCTGGTTGAGGACGAATTTATATAACTATGCGTTTGCTGATTGTCGGATTCAGTTTTTTGTTGCTCGTTGCCTGCACGATTGCCCCGAAAGGGGTGTGGCACACCGTTGCGGAGGGGCAAACCCTCTATCGCATCAGTCGTGACTACGGGATTAACGAAATTTATCTGGCACGGATCAATGGTATTAACGATCCCAAACGGTTGCAGCCTGGGGAACGAATATTCATCCCCGGAAAGACGAATGTCAAAAATGTTCCGGCAACCGATCTCCGACCAGCGTCGAAAGAAGCATACAAAAAACCCTCTTCGTTTTCTTCCACAGAAAATGAAACAAGGAAGAATGCAGTTGTCCCCGCATCTGCGGGAAAATTTGCCTGGCCGCTCAAGGGGGAAGTAATCCGAAAATTCGGCTCCGGCGTAAAGTCCCAGAGTAAGGGCATTGAAATTTCAGCACCCCCCGAAACGCCGGTCCATGCTGCTGCTTCGGGGCGGGTGATTTACAGTGGTGATGGTATCAAGGGATTCGGTAATCTGATCATCCTGAAACATGGCGACGCTTTTTATTCAGTCTACGGGTTTAATCAGAAAAACCTGGTTCAGGTCGGTACGATGGTTGAACAGGGAATGCCCATTGCTCTCTCCGGCGCGGCGCCAGGTGGAGGAGAACCAAAACTGCACTTTGAGATCAGACAGGGGAAAAAGGCGGTTGATCCGCTGTCTCACTTACCGTGATTTTTTGCTGTTGACATTTAATTATTGGAGGAAGGAATGAATCGTAATAAGTCAGACGAGGAAGCTGAACTGCTTATTGATGAAGAGCCCCAGACATCATCCTCTGATGAGGACGATGACACTGACGACAGCGAGGACGAAAAGGTCGTTGACAGTGTGGAGGAGGATCATTCGGTCGATGCCATCAAACTCTATCTGAAAGAGATTCAGAAGACCAATTTATTGACTGCGGAAGAAGAGCGGGAACTTGCTCGTGGTATCGCTGCCGGAGATATGGCTGCGCGTGATCGCATGATCGAATCGAATCTGCGGTTGGTGGTGAAAATCGCCAAGCGCTACATGAACCGTGGGTTACCCTTTCTTGATTTGATTGAAGAGGGGAACATCGGTCTGATCAAGGCGGTCGAGCGCTTTAAATTGAGCAAAGAATGTCGTTTTTCGACGTATGCGACCTGGTGGATCCGCCAATCGATTGAACGTGCACTGGTTAATCAGAGTCGCACCATTCGTCTTCCGGTGCATGTTTCTGATGACATTAACAAATTTATTAAAATCAATCGCGAGCTGGTGCACAGCCTGAATCGTGAACCTGAGATTGAAGAGACCGCAGAAATGATGGGGGTCGAGCCGACATATATTCGACGCTTAATGGTGCTGGTCAAGAAAACCTATTCGATTGAACACCCAATGGGTGAAAATAACGATTACAGCCTGATCGATACGATTGAGGACACCTCATTGATCAATCCCGCTACGTTACTGGAAGATGTCGATAAATTTGCTCATGTCAGCCGCTGGCTCGATTCATTGCAGGACAACGAGCGGGAAATCCTTTCATTACGTTTTGGACTCGAAGACCGGGAGCCGGAGACGCTTGATACGATCGGTCGCCGCTTTGGGGTGACCCGTGAACGAATTCGTCAGATTGAGGCCAAGAGTCTGGAAAAATTGAGAAAAATTGTCGCCGAGAGCAACGCTGACGGGACCCAATAATTGATACGGAGTCACTGCAATGGATGAATTAAAAAGTATTATCCGCGATATCCCCGATTTTCCAAAAAAAGGGATTGTTTTTAAGGACATTACGACACTGCTGAATGATAGTCGCAGCTTCCACCGGATGATCGATCTGATTGCTCATCGCTATGTCGGGATGAGGATCGACCAGATCGTCGGCATTGAAGCGCGCGGATTCATTCTTGGTGCCGCGTTGGCCTATAAACTCGGTGCCGGCATCACTCTGGTGCGCAAGCCAGGCAAATTGCCATCCAAAACGATCAGTAAAACCTACGACCTTGAATACGGTACCGATACATTGGAAATTCACGCCGATGCGTTCAAACCGGGCGACCGGATCATCATCGCTGATGACCTGCTGGCCACCGGAGGGACGGTGGCGGCGGTGGTTGATCTGGTCGGTGAACTGGGCGTCGAGATTGTCGAATGTGCATTTATGGCCGAGCTGGAGTTTCTTGACGGACGCAAGCGTCTGCCTGATGGTAAAGTCTTCAGCCTGTTGAAATTTTGACCTCACGGCCCCGTAGCTCAGATGGATAGAGCATTCGCCTCCTAAGCGAAGGGTCGTGCGTTCGAATCGCGCCGGGGCCGCCAATTTTTCAAGCGATCACGTCTCAACTCGCTGCCCACTCGTTGTTCATTGTGGCAGGATTTATAATCTTTATTTAGGTTGTGCGCATGAAAAGAACCCTGGAAAAGCGTATTCTGCTTTTCGCAATCATGGTCCTGCTTGTCGCTATTGCGATCAATACGGGACTGAATGTAGAGGGATTTCGGCGCGATTATCGTGACGGTATTATCTTGCGCTGTCAAAGTCTTGCGCAGGGCTTGCAGCAATCTCTGGAAAAAGTCCTTTCTTTAGGTGTTCACATTGAAGATATTGAAGGGCTCGATGTCAAGTGCAAGACGCTGGTTGATAACGATCCGGATATCGTTTATTGCTATATCGAAAACAACGTCGGCGAACTTTTTTATTCCAACGATCAATCCCTTGATTCCCTGAAAAAATTTCACTACCTCTTCGCCCTGACTGAGACGATGGCGGTCTTGCAACATCCAGAGTGGGGGAAAGTCTATGATGTCTCCCAGGCGGTTTTTGATGCCAACAAATCTGTCGCCGGGCGGATCAGAATTGGTTTCCCTGACGAAGTCCTGGTTCAACGCACGGTCAAGGCGCTGATCCGCGCATTTTATATTCTCGCTATTGCATTGATTGTCGTCGTTTGTGTCGTTGTTTTGTTTGTTAAACGCGACATTATCAGTCCGATCAGTCGCCTCTGCGTGGTGGCCCGTGAAATTGCCGACGGAAATTTCCGGATCAAGGTGCCCGAGATGACCACCCGTGATTTTTCCGAACTGGCACACGTCATTCAGGAAATGTCTGAATCGTTACAGAGTCGCGATGATAAAATTTCTGAAAGTTACTTACAACTGGAAACAACCAATCAGGAGCTTTTGGTCAGTTATGAACATCAGGCACGGATCAGCAACGAATTATCACGCAGTCGCGCGATGTATCGTTCCTTGCTGGAAGATGCCAGTGATTCAATCGTTGTCGTTGATGATATGGACCGGATAGTTCTGGTCAACAAGGCGGCGGAACGATTTTTTCGGGTTCAGCGGCATGTCGCCGAAGGAATGAATTTTTATTCGTTTCTGCAGATGTTGGGGGTAAAGGATATTGAGGAGCAGCACCGTCTTTTTCAACAGGTCCTTGGCGGAGAACCGATTGAGAGTGAATTGCATTATACCAGGGACGAGGACGGTGCGCAGGTCGTTGGCTGGCTCTATGGCTCAACGGTATTCGGCGGGGAGGGGGAACGGATGGTGCAGGCGATTATCCGTGATGTTACACTCGAACGCGAGATCAAGGCAAATCTGGAAAAGAGCGCTGCCGAATTAAGGCGGCTCAATGAAATGAAGGATTCATTTTTGGGAGTGGCTTCTCATGAACTGAAGACCCCATTAACAGTGATAAACGGTTATGTTGAATTGATTCTCGACGAGATGGCGGATCATCTTGACGACGAAATCAAACCATTGATCCGCCATATTGCTGACGCCGGTGACCGGCTTGCGGCAATTGTACGTGACATGGTTGATGTGACCCTGATTGACGACAGTAATCTGACGTTGCGCAAGGTTAGGACCGATATCAATGCCCTGGCCAGGAATGTTGGCGATTCTCTTGCTCTCTTTCTTGGCAAGCGCAGTCAGCAACTTCAACTGATCCTGGCTGATGATTTGCCGATGGTGACCTGCGACCCTGATCGAATCGTTCAGGCACTCAATAACCTGGTAATCAACGCCATCAAGTTTACCCCCGATGATGGCCGGATAACGATTGCCACCAAGGTGCGCAGTACGCTGCGTGAACCTTTCGCCGGATCCGCTGACCCTGACGTGATCACCCTCGGCAGTGAACCGGCGCGGTATCTGGAAATCGTTGTTTCCGATTCCGGAATTGGCATCTCTGAGCAGGATCAGTTGCACATCTTTGAAAAATTTTATGAAGCAGGCAAGATTGAGGAACATTTTACCGGACAGATCACTTTCAAGGGGAAAGGGACTGGACTGGGGCTGACGATCGTCAAAGGGATCGTTGATATGCATGACGGCGAAGTCTGGGTTGAGAGCCCCGGTTGTAATACTGAAACCTTTCCTGGTAGTGCTTTTCATATCCTTCTGCCGCTTGATTCACCGCAGTCAATGGCGGTCAATTGAGGGTGATACGAAACCATGAAACTGCTTGCGCGGGGCAGTAAATTCCGGTATAAAGACCGGGCTTGAAAAGAAACAAGAGGCTTTTTTGCATATCTGTTTACTGGCCAGTGGAAGCAAGGGAAATTCCGTTTACATTGAGAGCGGAACAACGCGTTTGCTGATCGATGTCGGCCTGTCCGCCAGAGAAATTACCGCCAGATTAAACCATATCGGAGTCGATGCAGCGGATTTGACAGCGGTTCTGATTTCCCATGAGCACCGGGATCATTGTCGTGGGCTTGGCCCACTGGCGCGCCGCTTCAATCTGGACGTGTTCATTCACCCGGAAACGCTGGCAGCGCTGCCGAGCCCTGGTCGGCTTGAGCGGCTGCATGAATTTCATGATCAGTGCTTTACGATAGGTGATTGTCGGGTCGAACCATTTCGGACGACTCACGACGCCGTTGCTCCGGTCGGATTTATTATTGATACCCCCGCTGGTCGAGTCGGCATCGCGACCGATCTTGGCATCGCGACGCGTCTGGTGAGTGATCGTCTCCGCCAATGCCGCGCATTAATACTTGAGTTCAATCACGATCTTGATATGCTCCGCGACGGTCCTTATCCGTGGCCGTTGAAGCAACGTGTCAGCAGCCGCCACGGCCATTTGTCGAACGCCGCTTCCGCCGCGCTGCTTGCCGAATTGCTCTGGGAGGGGCTGGAAACGGTTTTCCTGGCACATCTGAGCGAAACAAACAATTGCGCACAATTGGCCGAATCGGCCGCACGGTCGATCCTGCCTGGCGCACATCAGGTCACGTTGATCGTTGGAACGCAGCATGTTCCGACCGCCTGTGTCACCCTGGAGCGCGATTGCATCGAGGTGAGTAATGGCTGAATCTACTTATGCACCTGACTCAAGTAGTGTACAAACATGCCAAGGAGCGACATCCACTATCGCGAATCTTTGCTCGTAGAGTGAACACCCTTCGCGGCTGAAAACCTCTCCCACAGGGACTGGGCTGCGATAATCGTATTTATTGTGGGAGCGACATCCCTGGCGCGAATGGGTCGTGTACCGTTGCGGCTGATTTAATCGCTGTCAGGCTGGTTGATGTTGGCCTGCGCAACCAAGGTTCCATAGGAGAAAAAATGATCTGGAGAGTTGTCGTCGGTTTGCGCGATGGCGTTCGCGACCCACGAGGTGACCGGGTTTGCCGGGAAATCGCGCAACACCTCAACGTCGCATTGCAAAAGGTGCGAACCCTCGATGTTTACACGATTGATGCCGAACTTGACACTGCGGCAATCGCTGCGTCCGCCGCCGGTCCATTGTCCGATCCGGTGATTCAGGAATACGCGATCAATCGTCCCCTGGCAACCGATTTTGATATCTTGATTGAGGTGGGTTATCGCCCCGGTGTTACCGACAATGTTGGCCGCACCGCGCGTGAAGCTATCGAATACCTGACGAATCGGCCGTTTACACCCGGTGAAGGGGTTTATACCTCTACCCAGTACCTGCTGAAAGGTTCGATCGACAAGGCGACAGCAGAGCGTGTGGCCGCTGATTTTCTTGCTAACGGCTTGATTCAGCGCTGGACAATTCTGACGCCGACCGAATTTATTACCCAGGGAGGGGTAGCGGCGAGCGTTCCGAAAGTCGTGACCGAAGGTCAACCTCATGTCTGTGTGCTTGATCTTTCAGTTTCCGACGAACAGTTGCTGCAGATCAGCCGCGCCGGGATGCTGGCGCTTAATCTGCAAGAGATGAAAACCCTTCAGGCGTACGTCGCTGATCCCGCTGTACGTGATGTTCGCGCGCGACGTGGCCTGGATGCACTCACCGATGTTGAACTGGAAGTGCTCGCCCAGACCTGGAGCGAACACTGCAAACACAAGATTTTTTCTGCGCGGATCGACTACGAGGATGAACAGGGACGGCGGAAAACGATCGACTCTCTCTTTAAAAGTTTCATCGTCAAGGCCACTCGCGATATCCGCGCCGCGCAGGGTGATAACGATATCTGCCTCTCGGTTTTCAAAGATAACGCCGGGGTGATTCGTTTCAATGACGACTGGAGCCTGGTCTTCAAGGTCGAAACGCACAATTCACCCAGCGCTCTTGATCCCTACGGCGGCGCATTGACCGGGATCGTCGGCGTCAATCGTGATCCCTTCGGTACCGGCATGGGCGCGCGCCTGATTTTCAATACCGATGTGTTCTGTTTCGCCTCGCCGTTCTATGCGCAACCACTCCCCCCCCGGTTGCTGCACCCGCGCCGCATTTTTGAGGGGGTAGTAGAGGGTGTTGAACATGGCGGGAATAAATCAGGGATCCCCACGATCAATGGCTCGATCGTTTTTGATGATCGCTTTGCCGGGAAACCGCTGGTCTATTGTGGTACCGCAGCACTGATGCCGGCGTTGCTGAATGGTCGTCCCGGTCACGAAAAAAAGGCGTTGGTCGGTGACCGCATCGTGATGGTTGGTGGCCGTATCGGTAAGGACGGTATCCACGGTGCGACCTTCTCCTCGGAAGAGTTGCACGCCGGGTCGCCGGTGACGGCGGTGCAGATCGGTGACCCGATCACCCAGCGACGGATGTTCGATTTTCTGCTGATTGCCCGTGATCGCGGGCTGTACAATGCCATCACCGACAATGGTGCCGGGGGGCTGTCGTCATCGATCGGTGAAATGTGCGAGGATACGGGCGGGTGTGAACTCCATCTCGACCGCGCCCCGCTGAAATATCCCGGTTTACAGCCGTGGGAAATTCTTATTTCCGAAGCTCAGGAGCGGATGACCCTGGCCGTGCCGGCAGAGAATCTCGCGCGCTTTATTCAACTGGCGCGTGAGATGAATGTCGAGGCGAGTGATCTCGGCTGCTTTACCGAC
This region of Desulfuromonadaceae bacterium genomic DNA includes:
- a CDS encoding phosphoribosylformylglycinamidine synthase subunit PurS; this translates as MIWRVVVGLRDGVRDPRGDRVCREIAQHLNVALQKVRTLDVYTIDAELDTAAIAASAAGPLSDPVIQEYAINRPLATDFDILIEVGYRPGVTDNVGRTAREAIEYLTNRPFTPGEGVYTSTQYLLKGSIDKATAERVAADFLANGLIQRWTILTPTEFITQGGVAASVPKVVTEGQPHVCVLDLSVSDEQLLQISRAGMLALNLQEMKTLQAYVADPAVRDVRARRGLDALTDVELEVLAQTWSEHCKHKIFSARIDYEDEQGRRKTIDSLFKSFIVKATRDIRAAQGDNDICLSVFKDNAGVIRFNDDWSLVFKVETHNSPSALDPYGGALTGIVGVNRDPFGTGMGARLIFNTDVFCFASPFYAQPLPPRLLHPRRIFEGVVEGVEHGGNKSGIPTINGSIVFDDRFAGKPLVYCGTAALMPALLNGRPGHEKKALVGDRIVMVGGRIGKDGIHGATFSSEELHAGSPVTAVQIGDPITQRRMFDFLLIARDRGLYNAITDNGAGGLSSSIGEMCEDTGGCELHLDRAPLKYPGLQPWEILISEAQERMTLAVPAENLARFIQLAREMNVEASDLGCFTDSGFFHAFYHGETVAYLDMAFLHDGVPQLIIPAKWTPPTLSEPQLDCPADFSEVLRRLLGRLNICSKEAVVRRYDHEVQAGTVVKPLTGVANDGPSDAAVFRPLLDSFEGAVVAHGICPRYSDIDTYHMMACAIDEGLRNYVAVGGHIDHVAGLDNFCWCDPVKSDKTPDGEYKAAQLVRANQALYDYCLAYGVPLISGKDSMKNDYQIGASKISIPPTVLFSVIGKIDDVRTACTMDAKRVDDLVYLLGSTADELGGSEYYALCGEIGSNVPQVDAATALARYRTLNIAQREGLVASCHDLSDGGLAVALAETASAGGVGMTVNLAQVPFGGEPRNDRILFSESQSRLLVTVHPEHRDRFEQLFAGQVWALIGTVVSGGKLRVEGLAGECVIEAGIDDLKEAWQAPLREL
- a CDS encoding DedA family protein, translating into MKYLRGLYNWVLSWAETAYAVPALFFLAFAESSFFPVPPDVLMLALCLSLPHRSWYYAAVTSVGSVLGGIGGYVIGFALWHLVSGWFFSYIPGFDREVFSQVQEYFTRYNFWVVFAAGFSPIPYKVITIGAGVFNVNFPIFLVASAVSRSLRFFLVAGLIRRFGAPMRALIDRYFNLLSLVFVVLLIGGFVVIKYLLH
- a CDS encoding PAS domain S-box protein, with product MKRTLEKRILLFAIMVLLVAIAINTGLNVEGFRRDYRDGIILRCQSLAQGLQQSLEKVLSLGVHIEDIEGLDVKCKTLVDNDPDIVYCYIENNVGELFYSNDQSLDSLKKFHYLFALTETMAVLQHPEWGKVYDVSQAVFDANKSVAGRIRIGFPDEVLVQRTVKALIRAFYILAIALIVVVCVVVLFVKRDIISPISRLCVVAREIADGNFRIKVPEMTTRDFSELAHVIQEMSESLQSRDDKISESYLQLETTNQELLVSYEHQARISNELSRSRAMYRSLLEDASDSIVVVDDMDRIVLVNKAAERFFRVQRHVAEGMNFYSFLQMLGVKDIEEQHRLFQQVLGGEPIESELHYTRDEDGAQVVGWLYGSTVFGGEGERMVQAIIRDVTLEREIKANLEKSAAELRRLNEMKDSFLGVASHELKTPLTVINGYVELILDEMADHLDDEIKPLIRHIADAGDRLAAIVRDMVDVTLIDDSNLTLRKVRTDINALARNVGDSLALFLGKRSQQLQLILADDLPMVTCDPDRIVQALNNLVINAIKFTPDDGRITIATKVRSTLREPFAGSADPDVITLGSEPARYLEIVVSDSGIGISEQDQLHIFEKFYEAGKIEEHFTGQITFKGKGTGLGLTIVKGIVDMHDGEVWVESPGCNTETFPGSAFHILLPLDSPQSMAVN
- a CDS encoding sigma-70 family RNA polymerase sigma factor, with the protein product MNRNKSDEEAELLIDEEPQTSSSDEDDDTDDSEDEKVVDSVEEDHSVDAIKLYLKEIQKTNLLTAEEERELARGIAAGDMAARDRMIESNLRLVVKIAKRYMNRGLPFLDLIEEGNIGLIKAVERFKLSKECRFSTYATWWIRQSIERALVNQSRTIRLPVHVSDDINKFIKINRELVHSLNREPEIEETAEMMGVEPTYIRRLMVLVKKTYSIEHPMGENNDYSLIDTIEDTSLINPATLLEDVDKFAHVSRWLDSLQDNEREILSLRFGLEDREPETLDTIGRRFGVTRERIRQIEAKSLEKLRKIVAESNADGTQ
- a CDS encoding protein-L-isoaspartate(D-aspartate) O-methyltransferase gives rise to the protein MSNNFSVARRLMVDQQLRLRGISDPLVIAAMLSVPRHLFVEEAFQSRAYSDAPLPIGSKQTISQPFMVAFMTAALELQGTEKVLEIGTGSGYQAAVLATIVDQVFTVERLPELARRARRILDLVGAARVNLKVSDGTFGWEEQQPFDAIMVTAGSPETPRHLLDQLKIGGRLVIPVGDQIDQLLKRYRRTDNATFTEETLLGCRFVPLIGRYGWSESDYS
- a CDS encoding MBL fold metallo-hydrolase, which encodes MHICLLASGSKGNSVYIESGTTRLLIDVGLSAREITARLNHIGVDAADLTAVLISHEHRDHCRGLGPLARRFNLDVFIHPETLAALPSPGRLERLHEFHDQCFTIGDCRVEPFRTTHDAVAPVGFIIDTPAGRVGIATDLGIATRLVSDRLRQCRALILEFNHDLDMLRDGPYPWPLKQRVSSRHGHLSNAASAALLAELLWEGLETVFLAHLSETNNCAQLAESAARSILPGAHQVTLIVGTQHVPTACVTLERDCIEVSNG
- a CDS encoding adenine phosphoribosyltransferase; this encodes MDELKSIIRDIPDFPKKGIVFKDITTLLNDSRSFHRMIDLIAHRYVGMRIDQIVGIEARGFILGAALAYKLGAGITLVRKPGKLPSKTISKTYDLEYGTDTLEIHADAFKPGDRIIIADDLLATGGTVAAVVDLVGELGVEIVECAFMAELEFLDGRKRLPDGKVFSLLKF
- a CDS encoding peptidoglycan DD-metalloendopeptidase family protein; the protein is MRLLIVGFSFLLLVACTIAPKGVWHTVAEGQTLYRISRDYGINEIYLARINGINDPKRLQPGERIFIPGKTNVKNVPATDLRPASKEAYKKPSSFSSTENETRKNAVVPASAGKFAWPLKGEVIRKFGSGVKSQSKGIEISAPPETPVHAAASGRVIYSGDGIKGFGNLIILKHGDAFYSVYGFNQKNLVQVGTMVEQGMPIALSGAAPGGGEPKLHFEIRQGKKAVDPLSHLP